A window from Pyrococcus yayanosii CH1 encodes these proteins:
- a CDS encoding AAA family ATPase has product MNPLFLQGPCHRREELYDREEELEAITKALKNNAWVAILGPRMAGKTSLAIVSANITGKKVVYVNFKGAESLRDATVRILNALGGSKLMGIKRIKLGPIEVEREIEKPSLLLEEILLGLKKSVVIFDEIQDVKQGVNKFLNVLSIVRNTKRDVEFIFTGSAIGLMDSLLNPDPKNPLYGRSPIKVEIGPWDIQTAINFIESGLSECRVEYTTKEISEVVEELGTLPGWLSFYGLRRCTGMRHREALEDAIGEGVKVARGELENLLRSRPEWARKALRAMAFGAKWSELLKLGASKSGLHNFLSVLKKLYLVSKKGNLYVIADPIYRKACLEL; this is encoded by the coding sequence GTGAACCCATTGTTCCTCCAAGGACCCTGCCACAGGAGGGAGGAGCTGTACGATAGGGAGGAGGAGCTCGAAGCAATAACCAAGGCTCTCAAGAACAATGCTTGGGTAGCAATTTTAGGGCCAAGAATGGCAGGGAAAACAAGCTTAGCTATTGTTTCAGCCAACATAACTGGCAAAAAAGTTGTATACGTGAACTTTAAAGGGGCCGAGAGCCTAAGGGATGCAACCGTTCGAATACTCAACGCACTTGGGGGTTCCAAGCTGATGGGGATTAAGCGAATTAAACTTGGTCCCATAGAAGTCGAGAGGGAAATTGAAAAGCCCTCCTTACTCCTTGAGGAAATTCTCTTGGGATTAAAAAAGAGTGTTGTTATATTTGATGAAATCCAAGACGTGAAGCAGGGAGTTAACAAGTTCTTAAACGTTCTCTCTATAGTCAGGAACACAAAGAGGGATGTAGAGTTCATATTTACCGGCTCCGCAATTGGATTGATGGATTCACTACTGAACCCAGATCCAAAAAATCCACTGTATGGGAGGAGCCCAATAAAGGTCGAAATAGGTCCGTGGGATATTCAAACAGCAATAAACTTCATTGAAAGTGGACTAAGCGAGTGTAGGGTGGAATACACGACAAAGGAAATTTCGGAAGTTGTTGAAGAACTTGGAACTCTGCCGGGATGGCTGAGCTTCTACGGACTAAGGAGGTGCACCGGAATGAGGCACAGAGAGGCCCTCGAAGATGCCATAGGGGAAGGAGTTAAGGTAGCGAGGGGAGAACTTGAGAACTTGCTAAGGAGCAGGCCGGAATGGGCAAGGAAAGCCTTAAGAGCAATGGCCTTTGGAGCAAAATGGAGTGAGCTTTTAAAGCTTGGTGCCTCGAAGTCCGGCCTTCACAACTTTCTTTCCGTGCTGAAGAAGCTTTACCTTGTATCAAAAAAGGGGAACCTATACGTCATAGCTGATCCCATTTACAGAAAAGCATGCCTTGAGCTTTAA
- the fba gene encoding class I fructose-bisphosphate aldolase, giving the protein MEPYQSIGIRRRLRRFFRRDGRALIFAMDHGFEHGPTDFEPVWEHVNPRVIIRKVVRAGVDGVMMLPGIARIAGDAVKPTAGLMIKLTSKTNLRPKEEQLLQSQLALVEDAIKLGADAIAATVYWGSPQEDVMMRQFAEIASYAHDLGFPVVQFAYPRGPYINEKYGKKEDYRVVMYGARAAAESGADMIKTYWTGSKETFAKVVDAAAGVPVLLSGGAKAENPLDFLKVVWEVIEAGGAGAVVGRNIFQRKNPEPMIRALIRVIHRNEDPEEAAKAEGLL; this is encoded by the coding sequence GCCCTGATATTTGCCATGGACCACGGTTTCGAGCACGGGCCAACTGATTTCGAGCCGGTCTGGGAGCACGTGAACCCAAGGGTGATCATCAGGAAGGTTGTGCGCGCTGGAGTGGACGGCGTCATGATGCTCCCCGGCATAGCCAGGATCGCCGGCGATGCCGTTAAGCCTACCGCTGGGCTCATGATAAAGCTCACGAGCAAGACCAACCTGAGGCCAAAGGAGGAGCAGCTCCTCCAGAGCCAGCTTGCCTTAGTCGAGGACGCCATTAAGCTCGGCGCTGACGCGATAGCGGCCACCGTTTACTGGGGTTCCCCACAGGAAGATGTCATGATGCGTCAGTTTGCCGAGATAGCAAGCTACGCTCACGACCTCGGCTTTCCAGTGGTTCAGTTCGCTTACCCAAGGGGCCCCTACATCAACGAGAAGTATGGGAAGAAAGAGGACTATCGCGTCGTCATGTATGGGGCCAGAGCCGCCGCCGAAAGTGGTGCTGACATGATAAAGACCTACTGGACGGGCTCTAAGGAAACGTTCGCCAAGGTAGTCGATGCTGCTGCGGGTGTTCCCGTTCTTCTGAGTGGCGGAGCCAAGGCTGAGAATCCCCTGGACTTCCTCAAGGTAGTCTGGGAGGTTATCGAGGCCGGAGGAGCTGGAGCCGTCGTCGGCAGGAACATTTTCCAGAGGAAGAACCCGGAGCCCATGATAAGGGCCCTCATAAGGGTCATTCACCGCAACGAGGACCCAGAGGAGGCCGCGAAGGCCGAGGGGCTCCTTTGA
- the queC gene encoding 7-cyano-7-deazaguanine synthase QueC yields MKRAVVLFSGGLDSTACLYWAKRHYEEVIMLTANYGSNEEKATNRVAEFFSKELNVPLKIVRLDFLEEFSKLKGTSLVGGETPKVTVKELEDIERARETAKSVWVPARNLVLISVAASFLDALGGGDIIVGFNAEEGQTFSDNTPEFVARVNEALKYATMNPVRVVAPLINLDKRGIAKLLKELNAKYEYSNSCYMPQGFTEDGKPIHCGRCESCVRRHRGLMDGIGEDKTIYLVPPKL; encoded by the coding sequence ATGAAGAGAGCGGTCGTGCTCTTCAGTGGCGGCCTTGATTCCACAGCCTGCCTCTACTGGGCGAAGAGGCATTACGAGGAAGTTATAATGCTCACCGCCAACTACGGGAGCAACGAGGAGAAAGCAACGAACAGAGTAGCTGAGTTCTTCTCCAAGGAACTTAACGTTCCGCTGAAAATAGTAAGGCTCGACTTCCTCGAGGAATTCTCGAAGCTCAAGGGAACGAGCCTTGTGGGGGGCGAGACGCCGAAGGTCACGGTGAAGGAGCTGGAGGACATCGAAAGGGCGAGAGAGACCGCAAAAAGCGTCTGGGTGCCGGCGAGGAACCTAGTGCTGATAAGCGTGGCGGCATCCTTTCTCGACGCTCTGGGTGGCGGGGATATAATCGTAGGCTTCAACGCCGAGGAAGGGCAGACTTTCTCGGACAACACACCCGAGTTCGTGGCTCGAGTGAACGAGGCCCTCAAATACGCGACCATGAACCCCGTAAGGGTCGTGGCTCCCCTCATAAACCTCGACAAGAGGGGCATAGCGAAGCTCCTAAAGGAGCTAAACGCGAAATACGAGTACTCAAACTCCTGCTACATGCCGCAAGGCTTCACAGAGGACGGAAAGCCAATACACTGCGGAAGATGCGAGAGCTGCGTGAGGAGACACCGCGGGCTAATGGATGGCATAGGAGAGGATAAAACGATATATCTTGTACCGCCAAAGTTATAA
- a CDS encoding THUMP domain-containing protein: MLFLATCPPGREGDAALELEWALNAKVRRMRWRGVLMGETSLPREEAIERIKGFETFALQSFIPIDKFVSFDELEDRIREIKLPPGKSFAVRVKVRGAKIGEKFLERRLGGIIKAANGNPVNLERPDIIVMINVLEKRVGISVLRPEEIIRKEARD; this comes from the coding sequence TTGCTTTTCCTCGCCACCTGCCCGCCGGGGAGGGAGGGCGACGCGGCCCTCGAGCTGGAATGGGCCCTGAACGCCAAGGTCAGGAGAATGAGGTGGAGGGGAGTTCTGATGGGGGAGACGTCCCTTCCGCGGGAGGAGGCCATTGAGAGGATTAAGGGCTTCGAGACCTTCGCCCTCCAAAGCTTTATTCCAATAGACAAGTTTGTAAGCTTTGACGAGCTTGAGGATAGGATTAGGGAGATAAAACTGCCCCCAGGGAAGAGCTTTGCCGTTAGGGTTAAGGTGAGGGGGGCAAAAATTGGGGAGAAGTTTCTCGAGAGGAGGCTCGGAGGCATAATTAAGGCGGCAAATGGCAATCCTGTAAACCTTGAGAGACCGGATATAATTGTTATGATAAACGTCCTGGAGAAAAGAGTCGGGATATCGGTTTTAAGACCCGAGGAAATTATTAGGAAGGAAGCTAGGGATTAA
- a CDS encoding ArnT family glycosyltransferase yields the protein MWREKLIPAFLFLVTFTAGLLTFPPWKTLTYDEALYIDIARSIAEGRGFTYQGVYMMYRPPLYPYTLSLILYFLPYGHHLAVARLVSLLFHSLTAVLVYFLASALLGDKWKAVTASLFYIFNPLAFTMATRALVHAEFTFFYTLSLYMLFTAGDWRRTVLAFFFAALAVLTRYTGLTIVGVIFTYLYLTEHWTWVRRREIWLGLAVFLLTLFPWLYLGHLHYGGFLRPFEVASRVVTMDKPISASDFLRMLIKDIGFVLPLLSAVGFVTLKKDRIGWFLISWLTVGLFGILTVIHKETRFVTFLSPAFAVLTSLGVAFLIDVARRFVGIPRKFLVFLLLSGILLVPVVYSALSLKDEWDSAWLPENEVLSCAVAYKAEKILVSPRLYTLAGYYFPDADVKMLLSPDDVQGAEYDLIIAKGIPVPEGYSRAPCPGPYMVFLKRSMSTSRP from the coding sequence ATGTGGAGGGAGAAGCTGATACCGGCCTTCCTATTCCTCGTAACATTCACGGCCGGTCTGCTGACGTTCCCGCCCTGGAAGACCCTCACTTACGACGAGGCCCTCTACATAGACATCGCCCGGAGTATAGCCGAGGGAAGGGGCTTCACATACCAGGGCGTTTACATGATGTACCGCCCTCCCCTTTACCCCTACACCCTCTCCCTTATACTCTATTTCCTTCCCTACGGCCACCACCTGGCTGTGGCTAGGCTAGTTTCACTGCTTTTCCACTCCCTGACGGCAGTCCTCGTTTATTTCCTGGCCAGTGCCTTACTTGGGGATAAGTGGAAAGCCGTCACCGCCTCCCTCTTCTACATCTTTAATCCGCTCGCCTTCACGATGGCCACTAGAGCCCTCGTCCACGCAGAGTTCACATTCTTCTACACCCTTTCCCTCTACATGCTCTTCACGGCCGGCGATTGGAGGAGAACCGTTCTGGCGTTCTTCTTCGCTGCTCTAGCTGTCCTGACAAGATACACGGGCCTGACGATCGTGGGCGTAATCTTCACTTACCTATACCTCACGGAGCACTGGACTTGGGTTAGGAGAAGGGAAATTTGGCTTGGTCTCGCGGTTTTCCTCCTCACGCTTTTCCCCTGGCTCTATCTTGGCCACCTCCACTACGGCGGCTTCTTGAGACCCTTCGAGGTTGCCTCAAGAGTTGTCACAATGGATAAGCCAATTTCAGCCTCGGACTTCCTAAGAATGCTTATCAAAGACATCGGCTTCGTTCTGCCACTTCTCTCGGCAGTGGGATTCGTGACACTGAAAAAGGATAGGATTGGATGGTTCTTAATCTCTTGGCTTACCGTTGGACTTTTTGGTATACTTACGGTGATCCACAAGGAGACCCGCTTTGTGACTTTTCTTTCTCCGGCTTTCGCCGTCCTAACATCCCTTGGCGTTGCCTTTCTCATCGATGTTGCAAGGAGGTTCGTGGGCATCCCGAGGAAGTTCCTAGTCTTTCTGCTCCTCTCGGGTATTCTCTTGGTTCCGGTGGTTTACTCTGCCCTTAGCCTGAAGGACGAGTGGGACTCAGCTTGGTTGCCCGAGAATGAGGTCCTGTCATGCGCCGTGGCCTACAAGGCCGAAAAGATACTTGTGTCTCCCCGCCTATACACCCTCGCCGGCTACTACTTCCCGGACGCTGATGTGAAGATGCTGCTTTCTCCTGATGACGTT
- the speB gene encoding agmatinase, which produces MEPLYTFRTFDMELPLVNPEEADYIILGLPFDGTTSYKPGARFGPLLIRQATLNLESYVLDYDVDVAQLRIADVGDLVVMAGDVEGTLERAARTVEELREINGSALPIFLGGEHSMTYAPVRVLRPRSYVVFDAHLDLRNEYEGSLFNHACVARRIRELGVEVAIFGVRSGTKEEIEFARENNVEWVHARDYSFDAFVDLVLSLPEPIYVSVDIDVFDAPLVPETGTPEAGGLRFWDVVEALEWLTERKSIVGFDIMEVAGTEIGNVTALTAAKLLFYFLAMTAR; this is translated from the coding sequence ATGGAGCCCCTCTACACGTTTAGAACATTCGACATGGAGCTCCCCCTCGTGAATCCCGAAGAGGCGGACTACATAATCCTTGGCCTTCCCTTCGACGGAACGACGAGCTATAAACCGGGGGCGAGGTTTGGCCCTCTTCTCATAAGGCAGGCGACTCTGAACCTTGAGAGCTACGTTCTCGACTACGATGTTGATGTCGCTCAACTTCGAATTGCCGACGTTGGTGACCTGGTTGTGATGGCTGGTGATGTAGAGGGAACCCTTGAGAGGGCTGCAAGGACGGTGGAGGAGCTAAGGGAGATAAACGGGAGTGCACTCCCAATCTTCTTAGGCGGGGAGCACTCCATGACCTACGCCCCCGTTAGGGTTCTCAGGCCCCGAAGCTACGTTGTCTTCGATGCCCATCTCGACCTCAGGAACGAATACGAGGGGAGCCTTTTCAACCACGCCTGCGTGGCTAGGAGGATAAGGGAGCTCGGCGTCGAGGTCGCCATCTTCGGCGTCAGGAGCGGGACGAAGGAGGAGATCGAGTTCGCGAGGGAGAATAACGTTGAGTGGGTGCATGCGAGGGATTACAGTTTCGACGCCTTCGTTGACCTGGTGTTATCCTTGCCGGAGCCGATATATGTTTCAGTTGACATAGACGTTTTCGACGCTCCCTTGGTTCCCGAGACGGGGACGCCAGAGGCCGGTGGTCTTCGCTTCTGGGATGTCGTGGAGGCTCTCGAATGGCTCACGGAGAGGAAGAGTATCGTTGGTTTTGATATAATGGAGGTAGCGGGGACCGAGATAGGCAACGTGACTGCCTTAACGGCCGCTAAGTTGCTTTTCTACTTTCTGGCAATGACCGCGAGGTGA